The following coding sequences are from one Zalophus californianus isolate mZalCal1 chromosome 5, mZalCal1.pri.v2, whole genome shotgun sequence window:
- the LOC113929388 gene encoding LOW QUALITY PROTEIN: olfactory receptor 2T27-like (The sequence of the model RefSeq protein was modified relative to this genomic sequence to represent the inferred CDS: inserted 1 base in 1 codon) produces MEWGNYSMYADFVLGLISKTHFPWLLFALILLVFVISITSNTIMIILIHMDSRLHTPMYYLLSQLSLMDILYISTIVPKMLVDQTVGQRAISFAGCTAQHFIYLTLAGAEFFLLGLMSYDCYVAICNPLCYLVLISQKVCLLIVVASWLGRGAIDGFLFTPVTMQFPFCASREINHCFCEVPALLKLSCTDTPTYETAVYVCCIMMLLIPLSVISASYTRILITVYRMSEAXGRQKAVATCSSHMVVVSLFYGAATYTYVLPHSYHTPDKDKAVSAFYTILTPFLNPLIYSLRNKDVMGALKKALGRCLSSGSVSTF; encoded by the exons ATGGAGTGGGGCAATTATTCCATGTATGCTGACTTTGTTCTAGGGTTGATCAGCAAAACCCATTTTCCCTGGCTTCTCTTTGCCCTCATCCTTTTGGTCTTTGTCATCTCCATAACCAGCAACACCATCATGATCATTCTCATCCACATGGACTCCcgcctccacacccccatgtactaCTTGCTCAGCCAACTCTCCCTCATGGATATCTTGTACATTTCTACCATTGTGCCAAAGATGCTGGTTGACCAGACTGTGGGCCAGAGGGCCATATCCTTTGCAGGATGCACTGCTCAGCACTTCATTTACTTGACCTTGGCAGGGGCTGAGTTTTTCCTCCTAGGACTCATGTCCTATGACTGCTATGTAGCCATCTGCAACCCTTTGTGCTATCTTGTCCTCATAAGCCAAAAGGTCTGTTTGTTGATTGTTGTGGCATcctggctggggcggggggccaTAGATGGCTTCCTTTTCACTCCAGTGACCATGCAGTTCCCTTTCTGTGCCTCTCGAGAAATCAACCACTGCTTCTGTGAGGTTCCTGCCCTTCTGAAGCTCTCCTGTACTGACACACCAACTTATGAGACAGCCGTGTATGTCTGCTGCATCATGATGCTCCTCATCCCTCTCTCTGTCATCTCAGCCTCTTATACAAGGATTCTCATCACTGTTTATAGGATGAGTGAAG CAGGGAGGCAAAAGGCAGTAGCCACTTGCTCCTCACACATGGTGGTTGTCAGCCTCTTCTATGGTGCCGCCACATACACCTATGTGCTGCCTCATTCTTACCATACCCCTGATAAGGACAAGGCTGTTTCTGCCTTCTATACTATCCTCACTCCTTTTCTCAACCCACTCATCTatagtctcagaaacaaagatgTTATGGGGGCTCTAAAGAAAGCTCTGGGCAGGTGTTTGTCCTCAGGAAGTGTATCCACcttctaa